A window of the Xiashengella succiniciproducens genome harbors these coding sequences:
- a CDS encoding type II secretion system protein GspD has product MKRTLIFVIILFTLVFFVQNTFANKSDSIRAKDITEKLSFLSQNNPSYLKEIDLSVGNVSITEIFRNIANLTEINISAKNIDNIMATCNFSKVKVVDMIHFLCLEYNLELDAIGNIASIYPLAKPEPKPKLPFVLYNDTLFLLSYDLNNDNLIDVIKEIGEKTKQNIILPQDLYNNRVFGYVNNMPLDEALMAFASTNNLLLSKNPKNGVWNLSANNEKSPRQAESFNFYNTFSNDQLTIDSLGFITAHIRNCNIQDLITEICNQAGKNRFFISPINEQTSVYVSDVSFETLLDVLFSGTPFSYYKENGIFFFGKKGNELTSVKIISLQNRSVNKLEEVIPQNLKNDIQIKTFPDLNSLIVSGEQRSISRIENFIQSIDIKVPLVTIEVIIVDVTKQSIKEIGVGMGLDSPSKTSGTLSPGVNMNLNAASVNKLINRLNGFGSVNMGKVNSDFYMNLKFLEDNGTIKLQSTPKLSTLNGHEAILKSGEKTYYKEIANSYFGTQNPIQSESYVWKDVTADMIIKITPFVSQNNSITLEIEIEQNEFLELTGEDSPPGISTRSFKSMIEVQNEEMVLLGGIEKNTQNNSSSGLPWISRIPGLKYLFGQTTDNKIKNKLTVFIKPTIL; this is encoded by the coding sequence ATGAAACGGACACTCATCTTTGTTATCATATTATTTACACTAGTATTCTTTGTTCAAAATACTTTTGCCAACAAGAGTGATTCCATTAGAGCAAAAGATATAACTGAAAAATTGAGCTTTTTATCACAAAACAACCCTTCTTATCTCAAGGAGATTGACTTATCGGTAGGAAATGTTTCAATAACTGAGATATTTAGAAATATTGCCAATCTTACAGAGATAAATATCAGTGCTAAAAATATTGACAATATTATGGCAACCTGTAATTTTTCGAAGGTAAAAGTGGTTGATATGATTCACTTTTTGTGCCTTGAGTACAACTTAGAGTTAGATGCCATTGGTAATATTGCCTCCATTTACCCTCTCGCAAAACCGGAACCTAAACCTAAATTGCCTTTTGTTTTATATAACGATACCTTATTTCTTTTAAGCTACGATTTAAATAACGATAACCTGATTGATGTTATTAAAGAAATTGGAGAAAAAACAAAACAAAACATCATACTGCCACAGGACCTTTACAATAATCGAGTATTTGGCTATGTTAATAACATGCCGCTTGACGAAGCTTTAATGGCATTTGCTTCGACTAATAATTTATTATTATCGAAAAATCCCAAAAACGGTGTATGGAATCTATCTGCTAACAATGAGAAATCGCCACGTCAGGCTGAATCGTTTAATTTTTACAACACCTTTTCAAACGATCAACTGACAATTGATTCTTTAGGATTTATAACTGCTCATATTAGAAATTGCAACATTCAGGATCTAATTACTGAAATATGTAACCAAGCAGGGAAAAACCGCTTTTTTATCTCCCCCATTAATGAGCAAACAAGTGTATATGTTTCTGACGTTTCGTTTGAGACCTTACTGGATGTACTTTTTTCGGGAACACCATTTTCGTATTACAAAGAGAACGGAATCTTTTTCTTTGGGAAAAAAGGGAATGAATTAACTTCGGTTAAAATTATCTCATTGCAAAACAGATCGGTCAATAAACTTGAAGAAGTAATACCTCAAAACCTGAAAAATGACATTCAAATAAAAACTTTCCCTGATTTAAACAGCCTGATTGTTTCCGGCGAACAACGCTCTATATCACGAATAGAAAATTTTATACAAAGCATTGATATAAAAGTCCCTCTGGTAACTATTGAAGTAATCATTGTTGATGTGACCAAACAAAGCATTAAAGAAATAGGAGTAGGTATGGGGCTTGACTCTCCAAGCAAAACCTCAGGAACCTTGAGTCCCGGTGTTAATATGAATTTAAACGCAGCATCAGTTAATAAGCTGATTAACCGACTTAATGGCTTTGGTTCTGTAAATATGGGTAAGGTAAACTCTGATTTTTATATGAATCTGAAATTTCTGGAAGATAACGGAACCATTAAACTTCAATCAACTCCAAAATTATCAACATTAAACGGCCACGAAGCGATCTTAAAAAGTGGAGAAAAAACATACTATAAAGAAATCGCCAACAGCTATTTTGGTACCCAGAACCCCATTCAATCCGAATCATACGTATGGAAGGACGTTACAGCTGATATGATCATTAAAATAACTCCTTTTGTCAGTCAAAATAATAGCATTACGTTAGAAATTGAAATTGAGCAAAACGAGTTTTTAGAACTCACCGGAGAAGATTCTCCTCCTGGAATTTCAACAAGAAGCTTTAAATCAATGATAGAAGTCCAAAATGAAGAGATGGTTTTACTAGGGGGAATTGAAAAAAACACCCAAAACAATTCTTCAAGTGGATTACCATGGATTTCTCGAATTCCTGGTTTAAAATATCTGTTTGGACAAACAACAGACAATAAAATTAAAAATAAACTAACTGTTTTTATAAAACCAACTATTCTATAA
- a CDS encoding PilN domain-containing protein: MQILSGILNKINILVVEFQASDTTNIQAYIAKFNRNQIQLLPVNQSELTPQELTVVLYAGYGVLTKNKDDNTELLEKIKLNTEVYLYTEDTANHTLSFMRKEQLSKHVFSENYLVINQGCIANIQPPTIQSYIKNVYIKQIQWKSLFRIDSLGQQIATAFVKKTKMFFLLGCLSILILNAFIGHNISTKYKDQHKTLVLLRKKLDTEKRMTNQQIQRIQSFKSNLPYNYAWLCDQIASVVPLSIFLTELSIQPPLKSNSIKDKQSVDENRIYISGESSDSKSISQFIEDLEKLSFIKKTQLEKVTSKSNADKLSFLIKIEI, from the coding sequence ATGCAAATACTGTCTGGCATATTAAATAAAATCAATATTCTTGTTGTTGAATTTCAGGCTTCTGACACGACAAATATTCAAGCCTATATTGCGAAATTCAATCGCAATCAAATCCAATTACTGCCCGTTAACCAATCAGAATTAACGCCACAAGAGTTAACGGTTGTTTTGTATGCAGGTTATGGCGTTTTGACTAAAAACAAAGATGACAATACGGAATTATTAGAAAAGATTAAACTCAACACGGAGGTTTATTTATATACAGAAGATACGGCCAATCACACTCTTTCATTTATGCGAAAGGAGCAACTATCGAAACATGTATTTAGTGAAAATTATTTAGTCATAAATCAAGGATGTATTGCCAACATTCAACCTCCTACTATTCAATCATATATTAAAAACGTTTATATTAAACAAATTCAATGGAAATCTCTTTTTCGAATTGATTCATTAGGCCAACAAATTGCAACAGCATTTGTAAAAAAGACAAAAATGTTCTTCCTGTTGGGGTGTCTTTCTATTTTAATTTTAAACGCATTTATTGGTCATAATATCTCCACAAAATATAAAGATCAGCACAAGACATTGGTCCTGCTTCGAAAAAAACTCGATACAGAAAAAAGAATGACCAATCAGCAAATACAACGAATACAGAGTTTTAAAAGTAATTTACCTTATAATTATGCCTGGCTTTGCGACCAGATTGCCTCAGTGGTACCTTTGAGCATATTCCTAACCGAACTATCAATCCAACCACCTTTAAAGAGCAATTCCATAAAAGATAAACAAAGCGTTGATGAGAACCGAATTTACATATCAGGTGAATCGAGTGATTCAAAAAGTATTTCACAATTTATTGAAGACCTTGAAAAACTGAGTTTTATAAAAAAAACACAGTTAGAAAAAGTTACATCCAAATCAAATGCCGATAAATTGTCTTTCCTTATAAAAATAGAGATATGA
- a CDS encoding IS1380 family transposase — MSTKITKIGITTNKISGRGGLPLFLRYTEQIGLYGLISRNVSSLLTGNSKGLQLQQFVKQIVAFFIDGTNMAISSFDQSKKDEGYACLLECKTDQLASSHQVKRFFGKLSVISNSVFNKILNELFIWRLHISKPKVIELGIDTMVLDNDDAAKREGCEVTYKRKKGFQPLHICWGSFLIDVTFRKGSAHSNHGSDYTDRVRSIVNLIRKRYSKEVPIVVCADSGFADQKAYEIFEQELNIHYITTGKLYNDVTEYVKALPIDTLGKITKNKAVWQFAEFASKLKSWSKFRRCFFTRLHRDDTGQYVMEFGKPDSVIYTNIGNCPVADKRLRASGGDEWFKADTIIRKSHQRGADELIHRSIKELATREQLPFKSFGMNRAYYFMLVVTHFIFEAYKQDVTAEVIPVTVYPNTFRRKLIDFAVKITSRARSIVLNVTRVIYETINIEELWERCQSPPKIQFA; from the coding sequence ATGAGTACGAAGATAACAAAAATCGGCATTACAACCAATAAAATTTCTGGTCGTGGAGGGCTCCCTTTATTTCTTCGCTACACTGAGCAAATTGGCTTATATGGGCTAATATCGCGTAATGTTTCTTCTCTGCTTACTGGAAACAGCAAAGGCTTGCAGCTTCAACAGTTTGTAAAACAGATTGTTGCATTTTTTATAGATGGCACAAATATGGCCATAAGCAGTTTTGATCAAAGTAAAAAGGATGAAGGATATGCATGTTTGCTTGAATGCAAGACCGACCAATTGGCCTCTTCTCACCAGGTCAAACGTTTTTTTGGGAAGCTGTCCGTTATTTCAAACTCGGTATTCAATAAGATACTTAATGAACTGTTTATCTGGAGGCTTCACATATCCAAACCCAAAGTTATAGAACTGGGCATTGACACCATGGTTTTGGATAATGACGATGCTGCGAAACGCGAAGGTTGCGAGGTCACTTACAAGCGTAAGAAAGGGTTTCAGCCACTTCATATATGCTGGGGCTCGTTTCTGATAGACGTGACCTTTAGAAAAGGAAGTGCTCATTCCAATCATGGATCAGATTACACCGACAGGGTACGCTCTATAGTAAATCTGATACGCAAGAGATACTCCAAAGAAGTCCCTATTGTGGTGTGCGCCGATAGTGGGTTTGCGGATCAGAAAGCGTACGAGATATTCGAGCAAGAGCTTAATATACATTACATTACAACAGGAAAATTGTACAATGATGTTACTGAATATGTAAAGGCTTTACCCATTGACACTTTGGGCAAAATCACTAAAAATAAAGCAGTCTGGCAATTTGCGGAATTTGCCAGCAAGTTGAAATCCTGGTCCAAGTTTCGTCGTTGCTTTTTTACCAGATTGCACCGGGATGATACCGGGCAGTACGTAATGGAATTTGGTAAGCCTGACAGCGTCATCTATACCAATATCGGGAACTGTCCTGTCGCTGACAAAAGGCTTCGGGCATCCGGTGGAGATGAGTGGTTTAAAGCTGATACCATCATACGAAAATCACACCAAAGAGGAGCCGACGAGTTGATACATCGTAGCATTAAAGAGCTTGCTACCAGAGAACAACTTCCTTTTAAATCCTTTGGAATGAACAGAGCCTATTATTTTATGCTGGTAGTTACACACTTTATTTTCGAAGCATACAAACAAGATGTTACCGCAGAGGTTATTCCGGTAACCGTATATCCTAATACATTCAGAAGAAAGCTTATTGATTTTGCTGTCAAGATAACCTCAAGGGCAAGGAGTATTGTCCTGAATGTCACCAGAGTAATTTATGAAACGATAAATATTGAAGAGTTATGGGAACGGTGTCAGTCACCGCCGAAAATTCAGTTTGCATAA
- a CDS encoding IS4 family transposase, whose amino-acid sequence MNKSTYFFGQSVFGQLISMVDTRIIARNSKRYKADHYVKRFTAKDHLISMLFCVFAKCSSLREVAGAMLGLSGKTRHFQLGHIPYRSTLSDANKRRSVDFFSGVYHDLLREYQHVISDTRFKDVLNKQVEIFDSTVISLFQDILKCVGRTPSNGKRKGGIKVHTVINVDEPVPKMIWFSSAATNDHLLLRKLEPDDNTIYVFDKGYNDYKAFKLFCEKGAGFVTRIKENAVYKVEQELYIDECIHSGVLEDTIIEVTVKEDDGGSKLKLRKVVFYDRVLKRKFEFLTNLFEMRPDMIAALYKTRWQIELLFKQLKSNFPLKYFLGDNENAIKIQVYCALIVNLLLTVIQKRLKRPWAFSNLVSFCRIHLFNYLHLIKFLENPERDWQRDDQDLEMLTLFRGAYF is encoded by the coding sequence ATGAACAAAAGTACTTATTTTTTTGGACAATCGGTATTCGGACAGCTCATATCTATGGTAGATACAAGGATTATCGCCCGAAACAGCAAACGGTACAAGGCCGATCATTACGTGAAACGTTTCACGGCTAAGGATCACCTTATAAGCATGTTGTTTTGCGTCTTCGCCAAATGCTCCTCCCTGCGCGAGGTGGCGGGTGCAATGCTCGGTCTTTCAGGCAAGACCAGGCATTTCCAGCTCGGCCACATACCCTACCGGAGCACCTTGTCGGACGCCAACAAGCGCAGGAGCGTTGATTTCTTCTCGGGCGTGTACCACGACCTGCTTCGCGAGTACCAACACGTGATCTCGGACACCCGCTTTAAAGATGTGTTGAACAAGCAGGTCGAGATCTTCGACAGCACGGTTATCAGTTTGTTCCAGGACATCTTGAAGTGCGTCGGCAGAACACCCTCGAACGGTAAACGCAAAGGGGGGATCAAGGTGCACACCGTTATCAATGTCGACGAGCCCGTTCCCAAGATGATATGGTTCTCATCCGCTGCCACGAACGATCACCTGCTGTTGAGGAAACTGGAACCGGATGACAACACTATTTACGTCTTCGACAAGGGATACAACGATTATAAAGCCTTCAAGCTGTTTTGTGAAAAGGGAGCCGGATTCGTTACCCGCATCAAGGAGAACGCCGTTTACAAGGTGGAGCAAGAACTTTACATCGATGAATGCATCCACAGCGGCGTGCTGGAAGACACTATCATCGAGGTGACCGTGAAGGAAGATGATGGCGGGAGCAAGCTGAAGTTGCGCAAGGTGGTGTTCTACGACAGGGTGTTGAAAAGGAAGTTCGAGTTCCTCACCAACCTGTTCGAGATGCGGCCCGACATGATAGCGGCCTTGTATAAAACAAGATGGCAAATAGAGCTGTTATTCAAGCAGTTAAAATCAAACTTCCCCCTGAAGTACTTCCTCGGGGATAACGAGAACGCGATAAAAATACAGGTATATTGCGCTTTGATCGTGAACCTCTTGCTCACGGTTATACAGAAGCGGTTGAAACGGCCTTGGGCATTCTCCAACCTGGTGTCATTTTGCAGGATACACCTGTTTAATTACCTGCACTTGATAAAATTTTTAGAAAACCCGGAACGAGATTGGCAACGAGATGACCAGGATTTAGAGATGCTTACCCTTTTCAGGGGGGCTTACTTTTGA
- a CDS encoding pilus assembly FimT family protein, with product MNSSKNKIAAFSLPEMLVVLIIMGILFLLVMDGTALFIQFAQKKSNTIAENGKFYDGYYKLNDLIVSADSLKMNKNNQLYIYRSIPGHLHISESCLLFSFANEKNDTLLNTKVSNLTYKKALIDNNDYLDSVFIDIHQDSLKVLHLYFVHKPSEKEILRQKWMNLEKKYQYEE from the coding sequence ATGAATAGCAGTAAGAATAAAATAGCTGCATTTTCGTTACCTGAAATGTTGGTCGTTTTGATAATTATGGGTATTTTATTTCTCCTGGTTATGGACGGAACTGCCTTATTCATACAATTTGCGCAAAAAAAATCAAACACTATCGCAGAAAACGGCAAATTCTATGATGGTTATTATAAATTGAACGACTTGATTGTTTCTGCCGATTCACTAAAGATGAACAAAAACAATCAACTATATATATATCGCTCAATACCTGGACACTTACACATTAGCGAATCTTGCTTATTGTTTTCGTTTGCCAATGAAAAAAACGACACTCTGTTAAATACAAAAGTTTCAAATTTAACTTATAAAAAAGCCTTGATTGATAATAACGATTATCTGGATTCTGTATTTATAGATATACACCAAGATTCATTAAAAGTGTTACACTTGTATTTTGTGCATAAGCCATCAGAAAAAGAAATTCTTCGACAAAAATGGATGAACCTGGAAAAAAAATATCAATATGAAGAATAG
- a CDS encoding type II secretion system F family protein translates to MKNSSKAFIKVSDNKKELMFAELSSLLSAGLDFSHSFELLIETEEQTKQKQFLQKIYQKVVQGKTLHNSIRSTASFSALDCGVIYIGEETGRLNDSLDFLANYYHKKIEQKRMLYSAIRYPLIILAMTIMVVIFMLLVIVPMFETVYARMNGELPAMTQFVIATSKKLPLISFFVISAGLIGGYLLYSKRNNDSVRKTISKFVLFIPFVNKVIRRNMQAHFCKLLYLLISSGVPLLSGIEILKDILTFYPYQQSLKRMELGLQRGELLSNSLQQFPHLYEQKLVTLLRVGEETNRLPEMLEKQSTSLTHELEYELQKLGSFLEPILIFIVGVMVAAVLISMYLPMFKLGGIMG, encoded by the coding sequence ATGAAGAATAGTTCAAAAGCTTTTATCAAGGTGTCAGATAATAAAAAGGAGTTGATGTTCGCTGAATTATCCTCCTTACTTTCAGCCGGATTGGATTTCTCTCATTCTTTTGAATTGTTGATAGAAACTGAAGAACAAACAAAACAAAAACAATTCTTACAAAAAATATATCAGAAAGTTGTTCAAGGTAAAACGTTGCATAACAGCATTCGAAGTACAGCAAGTTTTTCAGCTTTAGACTGTGGCGTCATTTATATTGGCGAAGAAACCGGTCGATTGAACGATTCACTAGATTTTTTGGCAAATTACTACCATAAGAAAATTGAACAAAAACGAATGTTGTATTCAGCCATACGGTACCCTTTAATCATTTTAGCAATGACTATTATGGTCGTTATTTTCATGCTGTTAGTTATTGTTCCTATGTTTGAAACTGTTTATGCACGAATGAACGGAGAATTGCCAGCTATGACTCAATTTGTGATTGCAACATCTAAAAAATTGCCGTTGATTTCATTTTTCGTCATTTCTGCTGGCTTAATTGGAGGGTATTTACTTTATTCTAAACGGAATAACGACTCTGTACGTAAAACAATATCAAAATTTGTCTTGTTTATACCCTTTGTAAATAAAGTTATACGTCGGAACATGCAGGCTCATTTTTGTAAATTACTCTATTTGTTAATCAGTTCGGGTGTACCATTACTTAGCGGTATTGAAATTCTAAAAGATATTTTAACCTTTTATCCTTACCAACAATCATTAAAAAGAATGGAACTAGGTTTACAACGAGGGGAATTATTGAGCAACAGTTTACAGCAATTTCCTCATCTTTATGAACAGAAATTAGTGACTTTGCTGCGTGTTGGCGAAGAAACCAACCGCTTACCCGAAATGCTTGAGAAACAATCGACTAGTTTAACTCATGAATTGGAATATGAATTACAGAAATTAGGGAGCTTTTTGGAACCTATTTTAATATTTATTGTAGGTGTAATGGTAGCAGCTGTCTTGATTTCTATGTATTTACCAATGTTTAAATTGGGTGGTATCATGGGTTAA
- the tnpA gene encoding IS66 family insertion sequence element accessory protein TnpA → MTLTTLKQLYKEYQESNLSVRDFCSNQALSPSSFYYWRKQLWNTAQEEPKCFIPLVFDSVSAEHPVRDNQSRVTSSRTDDINCLTAPVELVFPNGSKMP, encoded by the coding sequence ATGACACTAACGACCCTCAAACAGCTCTATAAGGAATACCAGGAATCAAATTTAAGTGTACGAGACTTTTGTTCTAACCAGGCATTATCCCCTTCCAGCTTTTATTACTGGAGAAAGCAGTTGTGGAACACAGCACAAGAAGAACCTAAGTGCTTTATACCACTGGTTTTCGATTCAGTATCTGCTGAGCACCCAGTACGCGACAATCAATCCAGGGTAACCTCAAGCAGAACCGATGATATAAACTGCTTAACGGCACCTGTAGAACTTGTTTTTCCCAATGGGAGCAAGATGCCCTAA
- a CDS encoding alginate export family protein, whose translation MRKVFLFVSILALTQVANAQLSVGTELRNRGEYRDGYQKLAGEDNEAHVSVSQRTRIIVNFENEDLKLRFSPQDVRVWGDEVNGNNKPSLELFEGWVDIKFLKNSRLVVGRQVWNYDNQFLLSAGNWNQRGTSHDALLYKYKSGEWDFHLGAAWNSASQTLQNNYYRSNRYKSLNLLWLRHKGENGLSASLTHLSSGITESDESNTIRFRHTTGLYSVIEKGDFSAFGNAYYQYGKNKANIDVSAYLLAAGASIKAGDLKTGLAGVYLSGRKKDDTNKDRLFDYIYASGHGNFGDIDYFRSFATDTRGGGLGDIYLYFDYAINEKVNIKNTSHYFTLAQEVNKYNEGGTIIGTIDKNLGFENDIVLKYKFSKSGAFESGYAFFLPTDNLKDIQGITDTKYSHFFYVMLTFTPKIY comes from the coding sequence ATGCGCAAAGTTTTTCTGTTTGTTTCGATTCTGGCCCTGACTCAGGTTGCTAATGCCCAACTAAGTGTTGGTACAGAGTTACGTAATCGCGGCGAGTACCGTGACGGTTATCAGAAACTGGCTGGTGAAGACAATGAAGCCCACGTTTCTGTATCTCAACGTACCAGAATTATTGTAAACTTTGAAAATGAAGATCTTAAACTGCGTTTCTCACCCCAGGATGTCAGAGTATGGGGTGATGAGGTAAATGGTAATAATAAACCATCTCTTGAACTCTTCGAAGGTTGGGTTGATATTAAGTTCCTCAAGAATAGCAGACTCGTTGTAGGACGGCAGGTGTGGAACTACGATAACCAGTTCCTGTTGTCTGCAGGAAACTGGAACCAACGCGGTACTTCACATGATGCGTTGCTTTACAAGTATAAATCAGGTGAGTGGGATTTCCATCTTGGTGCCGCCTGGAACTCAGCCAGTCAGACTCTGCAAAACAACTATTACCGCTCTAACCGTTACAAATCACTTAATCTGCTCTGGCTTCGGCATAAGGGGGAGAATGGATTATCGGCTTCTTTAACCCACCTTTCTTCTGGTATTACCGAATCGGACGAGTCCAATACAATCCGCTTCAGACATACTACAGGCTTGTATTCAGTTATTGAAAAGGGAGACTTTTCTGCTTTCGGTAATGCTTACTACCAATATGGTAAAAACAAGGCAAATATTGATGTTAGTGCATACTTGCTTGCAGCAGGTGCCAGCATTAAGGCAGGCGATCTGAAAACAGGTCTTGCCGGTGTTTACCTCTCAGGTAGGAAGAAAGACGACACAAACAAGGATAGGTTGTTCGACTACATCTATGCCAGTGGTCACGGTAATTTTGGCGATATTGACTATTTCAGGAGTTTTGCTACTGATACACGGGGTGGTGGTCTTGGTGATATCTACCTGTACTTCGATTATGCAATCAATGAAAAGGTAAATATCAAAAACACTAGCCACTATTTCACCCTTGCTCAGGAAGTCAATAAATATAACGAAGGAGGTACAATAATTGGTACTATCGATAAGAACCTTGGTTTTGAAAATGATATAGTGCTTAAGTATAAGTTCTCCAAGTCAGGAGCCTTCGAAAGTGGTTATGCTTTCTTCCTGCCAACCGACAACCTAAAGGATATTCAAGGAATTACAGATACAAAATATTCCCACTTCTTCTACGTTATGTTGACATTCACTCCCAAAATATATTAG
- a CDS encoding DUF3108 domain-containing protein: MKKSIILTISLLMAGAFAASAQDCTLFFPQKEGTKLTYANSSKPGKVDSYITYLIKNKNSDQSRITIEAENLNAKGKSELKYEFDAWCEDGSFYIDMRNMISSMQVKDIEGFKIETNDMHFPSTMKEGQQLKDASMKMSMQGPISMAMSVSITNRNVEAVEDISTPAGTFKCYKISSVVKSDMGFIKVENQVTEWYSENIGMVKSVTQNKGKVISTCELTKVE; this comes from the coding sequence ATGAAAAAGTCAATCATCCTAACCATTAGCCTGCTGATGGCTGGTGCATTTGCTGCCAGTGCACAGGACTGCACCCTATTCTTTCCGCAAAAGGAAGGAACCAAACTGACTTATGCCAACTCTTCCAAGCCGGGCAAAGTCGATTCGTACATTACCTATTTGATCAAGAATAAGAATAGTGACCAGAGCAGAATTACCATCGAGGCTGAGAACCTCAATGCAAAGGGTAAATCTGAACTAAAGTATGAGTTTGATGCATGGTGCGAAGACGGAAGCTTTTACATCGACATGCGCAATATGATCTCGTCGATGCAGGTAAAGGATATCGAAGGCTTTAAGATTGAGACCAATGATATGCATTTCCCTTCAACCATGAAAGAAGGACAGCAACTAAAGGACGCCTCCATGAAGATGAGTATGCAGGGCCCTATATCAATGGCTATGTCGGTCAGCATCACCAACCGGAATGTAGAAGCAGTTGAAGACATCAGCACCCCTGCCGGAACTTTCAAGTGTTACAAAATCAGCTCAGTAGTAAAAAGTGACATGGGCTTTATCAAGGTTGAAAATCAGGTAACCGAGTGGTATTCAGAAAATATTGGTATGGTAAAGTCAGTAACCCAAAACAAGGGCAAAGTAATCAGTACCTGCGAACTAACTAAAGTTGAATAG
- a CDS encoding fumarate hydratase encodes MTEFKYQKPFPIQKDTTEYRLLTKDYVSTIEVEGRKILKVDPKGLELLAKEAIHDVSFYLRASHLEKLANILKDPEASDNDRFVAHTMLLNQVVSAEGELPTCQDTGTAIVIGKKGENVWTGGHDAEALSKGIFETYKEKNLRYSMVVPYTMFDEKNTGTNLPAQIDIYAEGDNSYEFLFITKGGGSGNKTFLYQQTKALLTEEALTKFIKEKIKDLGTSACPPYHLALVIGGTSAEANLTTVKKASTGYLDHLPTQGNDGGQAFRDLEWEAKVQKICEESTIGAQFGGKYFVHDVKVIRLPRHAASCPVGLGVSCSADRNIKAKITADGIFLEQLEKNPARFVPERAPELAAPINIDLDRPMEEVLKDLSKYPIKTRLNLSGTLIVARDIAHARIKKMIDEGKPMPEYFKKHPVYYAGPAKTPKGMASGSFGPTTAGRMDSYVDLFQSLGGSMIMVAKGNRSKAVTDSCKKHGGFYLGSIGGPAAILAKDSIKSVEVVDFEELGMEAVRKIRVENFPAFIIVDDKGNDFFEAMK; translated from the coding sequence GAAGGTTGACCCCAAAGGTTTGGAACTATTGGCCAAGGAAGCAATCCACGATGTATCCTTCTATCTTCGCGCTTCTCACCTTGAAAAGCTTGCCAACATACTTAAGGATCCTGAAGCATCAGACAATGATCGCTTTGTGGCTCACACTATGTTGCTCAATCAGGTTGTTTCAGCAGAAGGTGAACTGCCTACCTGTCAGGACACTGGTACTGCTATTGTGATTGGTAAGAAGGGTGAGAATGTCTGGACCGGAGGTCATGATGCAGAAGCCCTGTCAAAAGGTATTTTCGAAACATACAAGGAGAAGAATCTGCGTTACTCTATGGTAGTTCCCTACACCATGTTCGATGAAAAGAACACAGGAACAAACCTGCCAGCACAGATTGACATATACGCTGAAGGAGACAACTCATACGAATTCCTTTTCATAACCAAGGGTGGCGGTTCTGGCAACAAGACCTTCCTGTATCAACAGACCAAGGCTCTGCTTACAGAAGAAGCGCTGACCAAGTTTATCAAAGAAAAGATCAAGGATCTTGGAACTTCAGCCTGTCCACCATATCACCTTGCACTGGTTATCGGTGGTACTTCAGCCGAAGCCAATCTCACTACAGTCAAGAAGGCATCAACAGGTTATCTGGATCATCTGCCTACACAAGGAAACGACGGTGGCCAAGCCTTCCGTGACCTGGAATGGGAAGCAAAAGTTCAGAAGATATGCGAAGAAAGTACCATTGGGGCTCAGTTTGGTGGCAAATATTTCGTACATGACGTAAAAGTAATCCGTCTGCCAAGACATGCTGCCTCCTGCCCTGTTGGTCTTGGAGTTAGCTGTAGCGCCGACAGAAATATCAAGGCAAAGATTACAGCTGATGGTATATTCCTGGAGCAACTAGAGAAGAACCCTGCACGCTTTGTTCCCGAAAGAGCTCCGGAATTAGCCGCTCCAATCAATATTGATCTGGACAGGCCGATGGAAGAGGTACTTAAGGATCTTTCAAAATATCCTATCAAGACACGTCTTAACCTCAGTGGTACATTGATAGTAGCACGTGACATTGCACACGCCCGGATCAAGAAGATGATTGACGAAGGCAAACCAATGCCTGAGTACTTCAAGAAGCACCCTGTATATTACGCAGGTCCTGCCAAGACACCTAAGGGGATGGCATCAGGCAGCTTCGGACCTACAACCGCAGGACGTATGGACTCATATGTAGATCTGTTCCAAAGCCTGGGTGGGTCGATGATCATGGTAGCAAAGGGTAACCGTTCCAAGGCAGTAACCGACTCATGTAAGAAGCATGGTGGTTTCTATCTTGGATCAATCGGTGGACCTGCAGCTATTCTTGCCAAGGACAGCATTAAGTCTGTTGAAGTAGTTGACTTCGAAGAGCTTGGTATGGAAGCAGTTCGTAAGATCAGGGTTGAAAACTTCCCTGCCTTTATTATAGTTGACGACAAGGGTAATGACTTCTTTGAGGCAATGAAGTAA